A region of the Alphaproteobacteria bacterium genome:
AGCGGCCTGCTGGTCGATGACCTTCTGGCGAATGACAGTGATGCGGATCCTTCCGACGTCCTGACAATCACGTCTGCGAACGGCATTGCACCGAACACGGCGTTTACCCTGACGTCGACGGGTGGTCGCGATGGTATGGCGATCGTGGCACCGAATGGCGCACTGAATGTGGCCTTCGATACGGCTGGCGGGTTCGAGGATTTGGCCGCGGGCGAAACAGACACGGTCGCGTTTGATTACACGATTACGGATGGCAACGGTGCATTCGATACCGCCACGGCGACCATCACGATCCAAGGCGAGAACGATGCGCCGGTGATCGACGCGGGGGCATCGGATCTGTCCTCGAGCCTGCAAGTCGGCTTCTCCTTCTCCGAGATGCTGGATGCGCACGGGATGCTGGACCACTTCACGGCACCGGTGCGTTCGGCGTCGGTGATCGATGTCGGCGGCACGGATGTGCTGGCCATCGGCACGGGCCTGACCCGCCACGAGATGATCGATATCCCGCTTTGGGGTGCGGGGGATCTGGATCCGAACACCGTTGTCGATATCAGTATCGATGCAGTGGTGCAGCGCGACGGCAGCGATCAGGACATCATGTTCGGCGTGCGGGATGCAGATTCTTATGTCGGTTTCTGGAGCACGAACGGCTTCACCGGCGGGATATTCGCAGATTCCTTTGCAGGCAGCGGACCTTTCGGGGTCGCACATCCCGAGAACCCGCCAATTACCGACCGTACCGTCCTGTCGGGTCCCCAGCTGGACGATTTCACTCTCGATATCCAACTAGACGGTGCGTCGGATCAGTTGACCATAGCGGGTGTTGCAAGCGGCGATCTTGGCGACTGGGTCAGCACCGACGGGGCGGTGTCGATCGTGGTCGGGGGCGGCGCAGGTGCATCGTACTACCGGGTGGAGAGTCTCGACTATGCGGTCGATGTGCAGCGCCTGAACGACACCGGTTCGATTGTGTTTGACGATGTGGATATTGGCGACACGCACAGTGCGTCGATCACGGGTGTGAACCTGACCGGGAACACCAACGGCATCACGAACGCGACCTTCGAGGGTTTCCTCGGCCTGGCGACGACATCGGCCAACGGGGCCGGATCGCCGGGTTCCATTGACTGGACCTTCTCGGCCGACGACGGTCTGTTCGAGCACCTGGCCGAAGGTGAGACGCTGGAAATCGCCTACGACGTTACGGTCGATGACGGCAACGGTGGCACTGATTCCGAGACCATCACGGTTATCATCAACGGCACGAATGAGGGCCCGGTTGCGAATGCGGATGCCGCGACGATCGGTGAAAGCGGCTTTGTGACCCTCGATCTGCTTGGGAACGACACGGACGTGGATGGCGATGCGCTGACCATCGTCGATGTGGATGGTCAGGCGCCCTCGACGGCCTTCTCGGTCACCTCGGCGGGTGGTCGCGCGGGCCAGGCGATCTTCGAGACGACGGGTGCGCTGAACTTCGCATTCGATACGGCGGGCGGCTTCGAGGACCTGGCGGTCGGCGAGACGGACACGATCACGCTCGACTACACGATCTCGGACGGCAATGGCGGGACGGATACCTCGACGGTGACGGTGACGGTCAACGGCGAGAACGACGCGCCGGTGATCACCCCCATCGATACGGCGGTCAGCCTGTCCAACGGCAGCTTCGAGACAGCTCTGAACGGGGTGACAGACTGGAGCGTGACTTTCGGGGACCTCGATCGGGTCGGGACCTCTGTCTGGGATCCGTCCGACGGCTCCTTCAGCCTCGACCTGAACGGCTTCAACCCGGCGGGAATTTCGCAATCCTTCGCCACGGAAGCCGGCGTGACCTACACCGTCACCTTCGACATGGCAGGGAACCCCGGCCAGCAGACCGTCAAGGATCTGCGGGTGTCGGCGGATGGCACGAGCCAGGACTACAGCTTCGACAACGCGGCCGATGGCGGCACGTCGAACACCAACATGAACTGGACGGAGAAGAGCTTTACGTTCGTGGCCGTTGATGACGATACGCTCCTGGACTTCTCCAGCCTCGTGCCGTCCGGCGCCTGGGGACCGACCCTCGATAATGTTCGGGTGACCCGCGACGGGTACTTCGTGCAGGAAGACGGGACCCTCAGTGTGTCCGGCGATTTTGATGCCACGGATGTGGACAATGTTGCGCCGCTGACCTGGTCCGTCGCCGGCGGCGGTGCGGGCACCTACGGGGACCTGTCGATCGATGCCAACGGCAGCTGGAGCTACGATTTGCGCAACGGCGATGCGAATGTGCAGGCGCTGGCCGAGGGAGAGTCCCATGACGAGGTATTCACTGTCGTCGTGACCGATGAGCATGGCGCGACGGACACGGAGAACGTGACGGTGTCGGTGGCCGGTGCCAACGACGCGCCGGTTGCGGATGATGATCTATCGTTCTCATTCGGTAGCGGTTCGAAGACGGTCAACGTGCTCTCCAATGACGTCGACATCGATGGGGATACCCTCTCGATTACCGGTTTCTCGGGTGCACAGAATGGCAGCGTTGTTGATCTCGGAGGCGGGAACTTCCAATACACGCCGGATTCAGGCTTCTCGGGGCCGGATGCCTTTGGCTATGCCATCGCCGATGGAAACGGCGGCACGGCAACCGGGTATGCGGGGGTCTATTCCAACCTGGCTGGCGGGATCGTCTCGATTTCGGGTGGCGACTTCAATGACAATATGGGCGGCGGATCCAGTGGTGATATTCTTTATGCCGCCGGCGGAAACGACTCGCTCGATGGCGGCGATGGCGACGATCTGCTCATGGGCGGCCTCGGCAATGACACCCTATTGGGTGGCCGACACGAGGATGTGCTGCTCGGCGGCGCCGGCGATGACACCCTGAACGGCGGCAGCCACGAAGATTTCCTGGCGGGCGGGGATGGCGATGATTTGTTCGTGTTCGCGAACGATGAGAGCGAGGATGATGGCGACATCATTGGCGACTTCGAAGCGGGAGCCGGCACCGAAGACCGGATCGATGTGTCTGCCTTCGGGTTCACCGATCTCGCGGATCTGCTGGCGTCAACGACGGATGTGGGTGCGGATACCGTGATCGACCTCGACACCGATGACAGCCTGACGCTGATCGGTGTACAGATGGCCGATCTGCACGAGGATGACTTCATCCTGTAGAGTGGTACGCTGCTCTTCACGGTCATCTCGCAGGTTCGAGTCCCGGCGGGTCCGCCATATTCTCCGCGATTTCGCGGCTTCGGAGTTTTGTTTCCTTGGAATTTCTGCCTGCGGGCTTTCTTCCTGCCGATATCGATACGACGGCGGCGGTCGCGCTAATTGCCGCGACGTTCATCGGCAACATCATCTCGGCCGCCATGGGCATCGGCGGCGGCATCATATTGCTGGCGGTTATGGCCAACCTGATGCCTGTTGCCGCAATCATCCCGGTTCACGGGGTGGCGCAGCTGGGGGCCAACATCTTCCGGGGCGGTGTCCAGCGCGCCCATATCGACTGGCTGACCTTCATGTGGTTCGGTCTGGGCAGCATCGTCGGGGTGGCCGTGGGTGGCAGTGTTGCGGTGGCGCTGCCGGCCAACGTCCTGCGCGGTGCGCTGGGCATATTCATCATCTACACCGTCTGGGGGCCGCAGCTGAAATTCTTCGGCGAGGGTAACCTGATCTCGGTCGTTGTCGGCGCGGTCTCAAGTGTGCTGACCATGTTCTTCGGCGCGACCGGGCCCTTTGCCGCGGCGCTGCTCAGGCAACGCGGGTACACGCCACAGGGCCTGATCGGCACCCATTCCGCCTGCATGGGCGCACAGCACGCCCTCAAGATCGTCGCCTTCGGGCTTCTGGGGTTCGCATTTGCCGAGTGGTTGGGGCTTATCGCGATGCTGCTCCTGGCCTCGCTTGCCGGCACCCTGATTGGCAGTTACGCGCTCCGCCGGATGTCTGCGGATGTGTTCTCGACCCTCGTGAAGATGGTGCTGACGATCCTGGCCGCAAACCTGCTGGCCGTGGCCGTGGGCCTCTATTCCATCACCTGATAATCGCGTTTTCGCACAGGTCTATGCACGTGCCGTCACAAGTCATTGATTGCTTGGTCACGGGTGCGTCGCTGGCCGGGGACCGGAATCGCGTGTAGTGTTCGAACTGGTCGATTAACGGCCGGAAAGAGGGGTAATCATGAGTTTAGCAGAGAAGCTTGCGGAGATTAGTGCCGCGGGCGCCAAGCGGATGCCGGAAGAGGTGCGCGCGACCATGGGCAAAGCGACCCAGGAGTTGCGCGAGTCCGGCATCATGGACAAAACCGTCAAGGTGGGCGACACGTTGCCGCCCTTCAGTCTTCAAAACGCCAACGGCGAAATGGTGAATTCCGCCGACCTGCTGTCCAAGGGGGCTGTCGTTCTGACGGTGTTCCGCGGCCACTGGTGACCGTATTGCAATGCAGAGCTGTATGCTATGCGTGACATTGTAGACGGACTTGACGAAGCCGGCGCCACGTTGGTCGCCATCACCCCTCAGCTCGTCGAGCACAACAAGGCCATGACCGAAAAACATGGTCTGAATTTCGAAATGCTTTCCGACCCGGGTAACTCCTACCTCGCGGAACTGGGCCTCAAGTTCGAGATCCCGCCCGAGGTGAAGAAGATCTACCAGGGTTTCGGGCTCGATATTCCGGGCACCAACGGCGACGACAGCTGGACGCTGCCGATGCCGGGCCGGATTGTCGTCGATTCGAGCGGCGTTGTTCGCGCGACCGACATCGACCCGAACTATGCCTCCCGGCCGGAGCCGGAGAAGACGCTGGCGGACGTTCAGGCCCTGTAGCCGAACCGACAGCTTTTCGAAGCGTAACGGAACCCCATCCGCGATCTGCCGCGGGTCGGGTTTTGTTTGGGAACTGGTCGTGAATCGGTTGTTGCCCGACCTGTCGTTGATTGGAAACGCGATGGATCAGAATTTGGATGCTGCGGGCGCTCACTGGTTCGGTCGTCACAAGTCATTGATTGGCCGGTCACGGGCCGTTGCTGGCTGGACCCTGTGATTGCGTGTAGGGTTCTTGTCGGTCGATTAACGGCCGGAAAGAGGGGTAATCATGAGTTTAGCAGAGAAGCTTGCGGAGATTAGCGCCGCGGGCGCCAAGCGTATTCCCGCGGAGAAGCTAGCCATCCTTAGCGCCGCGACGAAGGCACAACGCGAATCAGGGGTTCTGGATCACACGATCAAGGTCGGCGACAAGCTGCCGCCCTTCAGTCTCGAGAACGCCGACGGAGCCATGATCAACTCCCTCGACCTTCTGTCCAGGGGAGCTGTCGTGTTAACGGTGTTCCGCGGCCACTGGTGACCTTATTGCGTTGCAGAGCTGTATGCTTTGCGCGATATCGTACCGGCCCTTGACGAAGCTGGCGCTTCACTGGTCGCCATCACCCCTCAGCTCGTTAAGCACAACAAGTCCATGACCGAAAAGAACGATCTCAATTTCCACATGCTGTCCGATCCGGGCAACACTTACCTGGCGGATCTCGGTCTCAAGTTCGAACTCCAACCGGACGTCAAGGAAATCTATCAGGCAGTCGGGATCGACGTTCCAGGCACCAACGGCGACGACAGCTGGACGCTGCCGATTCCGTGTCGGATCGTCGTCGATTCGAGCGGCGTTGTCCGTGCGACAGACATCGACCCGAACTATGCCTCCCGGCCGGAGCCGGAGAAGACGCTGGCGGACGTTCAGGCGCTCTAGCCGAACCGACAGCATTTTCGAAGTGTAACGGAACCCCATCCGCGATCTGCCCCGGGTGGGGTTTTGTTTGTCTCGCGCAGGGACGCGCGAGGGCGCAGTTCGAGAATTCGGGCCGCAGTTCCGACTTCAGACCGTGGTGCCTGTTCAAACGACCTTGAGCATCGAACTTTCGGGAAATTCCCGGGCGGATTGTTCCACGTTGTATCGCATCATTAAATGGTCAGGCCGCTTACGCAAAGGTTCCTGGACACCGAGGAAATGTGTCAGGTCGCCTTCCGACGAGAAGCTCGGCGCAACGTTGACGCGGAACCAGAACGGTTTGCCGTTCGCCGCGTAATTCAGGATATCGACCGTCGCAGGCCGGCCATGGACAATGGCCCGGTGCAGAAACGCGCGCGCCTCGGGCGAAGTATCGGGGCCCTGCAGCATCCGGCAGTTCTGGCCGATGACTTCGTCACGGGAATAACCCGTATGTTCCAGAAAGCCGTCGGTGACATGTGTAATGGATTGAGCCGGATCTTTCATATCGACAATAACGCAGCAACGATCGGCCATTTCGCCATTGATGCGGCGCGTTGCTTCGAGAATGTAGCTGCTTGCCATTTGAGGGGAGCCTTGGAGATATTGAAATTAACCGAAATCAGCAGACGCCCTTCGCTGAGAGAAAGTACAATTATACCATTTTCGTGCTACCGGCGAATCCTCATCCCCTATGTTTTGCCGCCGTCGTAGTATGGGAGAAACGGGGGGAGTTAAGGCAATGCCGTATCGCCAAAGCTATGTTCACGGCGCCTCGGATGTGCCGTTGATCGGCGACACGATCGGCGCGCATTTCGATGCTGCCGCAGGACAATGGGCGGAGCGGGACGCGCTGGTTGTGCGCCATCAGGACATCACATGGTCATGGGCCGAACTCAAGGCGCGCGTCGATGATTTCGCCGCCGGGCTGATCGAGCTGGGGCTGGAGCCGGGTTCGCGCATCGGCATCTGGTCGCCCAACAATGCCGAATGGGTGATCACCCAGTTCGCCACGGCCAAGGCGGGGCTGATCCTGGTCAACATCAACCCGGCCTACCGGCTGGCCGAGCTGGAATTCGCCCTCAACAAGGTCGAATGCGGAGCCCTGATTACGGCGGCCCGTTTCAAGACCAGCGACTATGTGGGGATGATCCGCGAGCTCGCACCCGAGATCGACAGCGCGGACGCGGGCGCGCTCGTGTCGGCGAAGCTGCCCCATCTCAAGACCGTCATCCAGATCGGTGCGGAGGATGTCGCCGGGATGTACGGGTTCAATGACGTGATGGCGATGGGCGCCACGGCGGGTCATGACGCGGTGGCGGCGCTGGCGGGGACGCTTCAGTTCGACGACCCGATCAACATCCAGTTCACCTCGGGCACGACGGGCTCTCCAAAGGGGGCGACGCTCACCCACCACAACATCCTCAACAACGGCTTCTTTATCGGCCGGACGATGGCGCTCACCGAGGTGGACCGAATCTGCATCCCGGTGCCGCTGTATCATTGTTTCGGCATGGTGCTGGGGAATCTCGCCTGCATGACCCACGGCGCTGCCATGGTCTATCCGTCCGACGCGTTCGACCCGCTGGCGACGCTGGAGTGTGTGGCGGCCGAGCACTGCACGGGGCTCTACGGCGTGCCGACCATGTTCATCGCCCAACTCGAGCACGCGCAGTTCGCCGAGTTCGACATGTCGCGCCTGCGCACGGGCATCATGGCCGGCTCACCCTGCCCGGTGGAGGTGATGAAGCAGGTCATCGAGAAGATGCACATGGACCAGGTGACCATCGCCTACGGCATGACCGAGACGAGCCCCGTTTCAACCCAGACGGCGGTGGACGACCCGCTCGACCGCCGGGTGGGTACGGTGGGGCGGATCCACCCCCATGTGGAGGTGAAGATTGTCGATGAGGAAAACCGCATCGTCGTGCCGGGGGAGACCGGCGAGCTGTGTACGCGCGGTTATTCGATCATGCGCGGATACTGGAACGATGCCGAAAAGACCGCCGAAAGCATCGATGATGCCGGCTGGATGCACACCGGCGACCTCGCGACCATGGATGCGGCCGGCTACTTCAACATCGTCGGGCGCATGAAGGACATGGTGATCCGCGGCGGGGAGAACCTCTACCCCCGGGAGATCGAGGAGTTTCTGTACCGCCACCCCAAGGTCTCGGATGTGCAGATTTTCGGCGTGCCCGACGAGAAATACGGCGAGGAACTGTGTGCGTGGATCAAGCTCGCCGAGGGTGAGAGTGCCACCGATGACGACATTCGGGACTTCTGCAAGGGCCAGATCGCCCACCTCAAGATCCCGCGCTACATCAAATTCGTCGATGAATTCCCGATGACCGTGACTGGCAAGATCCAGAAATTCGTGATGCGGGATGTGATGGTCGAAGAGCTGGGGTTGGCGGAATCAGAGACGGCTTAGAACCGGAATTCGTCATACCCGGGCTTGGGCCGGGTATCTTTTCGACTGGAGCATTGAGATGCGCGGATCAAGTCCGCGCATCACGAAACGGGCAGCCTTACTGCACCGGTTCGTTCGGGTGGGCCACATCCGGCTGGATATACGGTGCCTTCATTTCGTAGATGTCATGGGTCCGGCAGTAGCGCGGGCCGCCGAGACGCCCCACCGGGTGGAGCGTGTGCGGGTTAACGTATTTGTCGTCGAGCATCAGATCCTCTCGGACATGCCAGCGCAGGACCCGGCCGATGACCAGGTCGGTGACCCACTCATCGCCGAACTTCAGGACCTGCTCGAAGGTGCATTCCATGGCGACCGGGCAGTCCTTGATGCGGGGTGCCGGCACCAGGTCGGACGGCACGGTCTCGAGACCAATTTCGGCGAATTCGTCCTGGTTTGCTTCGTAGTTGGCCGAACTGGCGTTCATTTTTTCAGCAAAGTCGTCGGTGACGGTGTGGACCACGAAGCCCTTGGTGGCCTGGATATTCGCCGAGGTGTGTTTGGGCGCGTGGGTCTTCTCGCTGACGGCCATCGAGACCAGCGGCGGGTAGTGGGAGACGATGGAGAAGAAAGAGAAGGGTGCGAGGTTGGGCACGCCGTCCTCGTCCACGGAGCTGACCCAGGCGATGGGGCGCGGGACGATCGAGCCGATCAGCAGGCGGTAGCATTGCTGGTGGTCGATCTCGTCGGTGTTGAAAATCCTGTAGGCCATAAAGCGTCTCCATCTGGAAATTCCTCCCCATGCTGCGCATGTCGAAGCATGAAGGCCGAAATGTCGCTCCTTCGACAGGCTCAGGATGGGGCATTCAGGCCGGGACATTGTACCGGTTGAGGGACGGGGATGCCCGCATCAAGTGCGGGCATGACGGGAAATTCGGGCGGGTTTGAAATCAG
Encoded here:
- a CDS encoding choice-of-anchor C family protein yields the protein LGAAVSLSGTDITYNPAGLLDSLAEGEVVTDSFTYTVSDEHGATDTATVSFEVSGVNDAPVISLLPGNDAGTVVEDDAANTVTGQLTGSDVDNGAVLSWSVDGGGAGTYGALSVDSTGQWTYTLDNSTPALEDLDTGETATETFDVTVTDEHGATDTQTVTVTIDGNTDNVAPMAQDDAFSVGESGLLVDDLLANDSDADPSDVLTITSANGIAPNTAFTLTSTGGRDGMAIVAPNGALNVAFDTAGGFEDLAAGETDTVAFDYTITDGNGAFDTATATITIQGENDAPVIDAGASDLSSSLQVGFSFSEMLDAHGMLDHFTAPVRSASVIDVGGTDVLAIGTGLTRHEMIDIPLWGAGDLDPNTVVDISIDAVVQRDGSDQDIMFGVRDADSYVGFWSTNGFTGGIFADSFAGSGPFGVAHPENPPITDRTVLSGPQLDDFTLDIQLDGASDQLTIAGVASGDLGDWVSTDGAVSIVVGGGAGASYYRVESLDYAVDVQRLNDTGSIVFDDVDIGDTHSASITGVNLTGNTNGITNATFEGFLGLATTSANGAGSPGSIDWTFSADDGLFEHLAEGETLEIAYDVTVDDGNGGTDSETITVIINGTNEGPVANADAATIGESGFVTLDLLGNDTDVDGDALTIVDVDGQAPSTAFSVTSAGGRAGQAIFETTGALNFAFDTAGGFEDLAVGETDTITLDYTISDGNGGTDTSTVTVTVNGENDAPVITPIDTAVSLSNGSFETALNGVTDWSVTFGDLDRVGTSVWDPSDGSFSLDLNGFNPAGISQSFATEAGVTYTVTFDMAGNPGQQTVKDLRVSADGTSQDYSFDNAADGGTSNTNMNWTEKSFTFVAVDDDTLLDFSSLVPSGAWGPTLDNVRVTRDGYFVQEDGTLSVSGDFDATDVDNVAPLTWSVAGGGAGTYGDLSIDANGSWSYDLRNGDANVQALAEGESHDEVFTVVVTDEHGATDTENVTVSVAGANDAPVADDDLSFSFGSGSKTVNVLSNDVDIDGDTLSITGFSGAQNGSVVDLGGGNFQYTPDSGFSGPDAFGYAIADGNGGTATGYAGVYSNLAGGIVSISGGDFNDNMGGGSSGDILYAAGGNDSLDGGDGDDLLMGGLGNDTLLGGRHEDVLLGGAGDDTLNGGSHEDFLAGGDGDDLFVFANDESEDDGDIIGDFEAGAGTEDRIDVSAFGFTDLADLLASTTDVGADTVIDLDTDDSLTLIGVQMADLHEDDFIL
- a CDS encoding PAS domain-containing protein produces the protein MASSYILEATRRINGEMADRCCVIVDMKDPAQSITHVTDGFLEHTGYSRDEVIGQNCRMLQGPDTSPEARAFLHRAIVHGRPATVDILNYAANGKPFWFRVNVAPSFSSEGDLTHFLGVQEPLRKRPDHLMMRYNVEQSAREFPESSMLKVV
- a CDS encoding flavin reductase family protein is translated as MAYRIFNTDEIDHQQCYRLLIGSIVPRPIAWVSSVDEDGVPNLAPFSFFSIVSHYPPLVSMAVSEKTHAPKHTSANIQATKGFVVHTVTDDFAEKMNASSANYEANQDEFAEIGLETVPSDLVPAPRIKDCPVAMECTFEQVLKFGDEWVTDLVIGRVLRWHVREDLMLDDKYVNPHTLHPVGRLGGPRYCRTHDIYEMKAPYIQPDVAHPNEPVQ
- a CDS encoding sulfite exporter TauE/SafE family protein, giving the protein MEFLPAGFLPADIDTTAAVALIAATFIGNIISAAMGIGGGIILLAVMANLMPVAAIIPVHGVAQLGANIFRGGVQRAHIDWLTFMWFGLGSIVGVAVGGSVAVALPANVLRGALGIFIIYTVWGPQLKFFGEGNLISVVVGAVSSVLTMFFGATGPFAAALLRQRGYTPQGLIGTHSACMGAQHALKIVAFGLLGFAFAEWLGLIAMLLLASLAGTLIGSYALRRMSADVFSTLVKMVLTILAANLLAVAVGLYSIT
- a CDS encoding AMP-binding protein, coding for MPYRQSYVHGASDVPLIGDTIGAHFDAAAGQWAERDALVVRHQDITWSWAELKARVDDFAAGLIELGLEPGSRIGIWSPNNAEWVITQFATAKAGLILVNINPAYRLAELEFALNKVECGALITAARFKTSDYVGMIRELAPEIDSADAGALVSAKLPHLKTVIQIGAEDVAGMYGFNDVMAMGATAGHDAVAALAGTLQFDDPINIQFTSGTTGSPKGATLTHHNILNNGFFIGRTMALTEVDRICIPVPLYHCFGMVLGNLACMTHGAAMVYPSDAFDPLATLECVAAEHCTGLYGVPTMFIAQLEHAQFAEFDMSRLRTGIMAGSPCPVEVMKQVIEKMHMDQVTIAYGMTETSPVSTQTAVDDPLDRRVGTVGRIHPHVEVKIVDEENRIVVPGETGELCTRGYSIMRGYWNDAEKTAESIDDAGWMHTGDLATMDAAGYFNIVGRMKDMVIRGGENLYPREIEEFLYRHPKVSDVQIFGVPDEKYGEELCAWIKLAEGESATDDDIRDFCKGQIAHLKIPRYIKFVDEFPMTVTGKIQKFVMRDVMVEELGLAESETA